Proteins encoded within one genomic window of Rhododendron vialii isolate Sample 1 chromosome 1a, ASM3025357v1:
- the LOC131327397 gene encoding uncharacterized protein LOC131327397 — translation MEIHPNPIPSTSPTPTDKVPVNPNYHRPLQLKSQEIPTAADTHPSPTAGDLPTLRQPPAALAGTAVAPATSVTTPTNQSKADWYSEMWGYPTHHSPTPASHPVQFAAKPRPQIPEDECNYCHQKGHWKHQCPNRPKPKGRNVTQSTGPHAPHQSRAPQQHSRPPAALAAPASSSAPPEFDYEQFQQFQAYMEAIRGGSPQASALTTTHSGLRGSPTSGIQPTTWIFDSGSSHHMTPDMSLLSNCVPPAFPISIATANGSPMHVASIGSILSSTTPSLSIPNIRTSV, via the exons ATGGAAATTCACCCCAATCCCATTCCATCCACATCTCCAACTCCAACCGACAAAGTTCCTGTCAATCCCAACTACCACCGTCCACTG cAACTCAAATCACAAGAAATACCCACAGCAGCCGACACCCATCCCTCCCCAACCGCCGGTGACCTACCCACACTCCGACAACCTCCAGCAGCACTTGCAGGCACTGCAGTAGCTCCGGCAACCTCTGTTACAACTCCGACGAACCAGTCTAAGGCAGATTGGTACTCTGAAATGTGGGGATATCCGACACATCACTCGCCCACTCCAGCATCTCATCCTGTCCAATTTGCGGCCAAGCCAAGGCCTCAAATTCCTGAAGATGAGTGTAACTATTGCCATCAGAAGGGTCATTGGAAGCATCAATGCCCTAACCGTCCCAAGCCAAAGGGACGAAATGTTACTCAGTCAACTGGTCCTCATGCCCCGCATCAGTCTCGGGCACCACAACAGCATTCTCGCCCTCCTGCAGCCTTGGCAGCACCGGCCTCCAGTAGTGCACCTCCagagtttgattatgagcaatttCAACAGTTTCAGGCTTACATGGAAGCCATTCGAGGGGGTTCCCCCCAAGCTTCTGCCCTGACTACCACTCACTCAGGTTTGCGTGGTTCTCCCACCTCAGGTATCCAACCCACCACTTGGATCTTTGATTCTGGCTCTTCTCATCATATGACTCCTGATATGTCTCTTCTTAGTAATTGTGTGCCACCTGCTTTTCCTATTAGTATTGCCACAGCCAATGGTTCTCCCATGCATGTTGCTTCTATTGGCTCCATTCTATCTTCTACTACACCTTCACTATCTATTCctaat ATTAGGACATCTGTCTAG